ATCCCAATCTGTCCcaattaaagaacaaaatcaaatcaaattgTAATTGAACAGTTCCTTAGCATTACGCACAATGTGGTGGAGTGTAACGCCCCACTGCATTGCAGAATGGAGAGTCCAGGGCCTCCAGGCGCCGAACACAAAGTTTAAACGCAGCCACAGAAAGACATCCTCTTATTATTGCTTTaccaaaagaagcagcagaattgCTAGGTGCAACACCCACACTCACACCAAAATTATCTGTGGGAGGCAGCATCCTCCACAGAGATCCTTGGAAGGAGGGGACAGAACAAAGATACAAACGGACTTAACTATACTTTGCACATGGACAacaccttccttttcttcctaacTGTACAGCTTCACATTTGAGCATCAATAAATTCTAACAGCATAAGCCTACTTCTAAGGAGGATCAGAAACAAGCCAGAAGAATCCTGAGCCTTATCATTTCTAGATTGTTTGGAATATGTTTGACACTATACATACCAGTACAATTGCACCTTGTCAAATAGAGGAACTCTGTAGTgacaataaatattaatttactgTGCTGGCTTTCAGTCTAAATCTTAGTAGATTGAAATATCTGCCAtaggaacattaaaaaaaatatagcagcaATAAAAGTCAAACAATGCTGCTAGATTTAGCATTCACTactgcctgtttttcttttttttctttcttttttttttttttttttttttttggcgaGGAATTTAGACTGATGCACAACACCATAAATACTGTTGCAAATTTACAGAGTATGTATTTCAGATGTAATTCTGGTTACATTAAAAACTGGCCTGAAACAAAATGACTTGGGTTACAAAGCTTGCAGGGCCCCTTGGCAGTTCTGCACCAGTGCAACAGTGACAGGAGAAGATCAAAGACGATCACCAAAAAAATGGAGGTCCTTTTCCAATGCCCATTTGTCATGCTCCAGAAGGACTGTGTGCTGCCCACCCTTCCCGCATCACCCCACTGCAAAGTGCTCAGCTCTGAGCATGCTTAGGATAAATCTTTGCAGTTTGGTTCTCCTTGCCCAAGGAACACAAAAGGAAGGAGGGTAAGGATCAGCACGGGACATCATCTAGCTTTTACCTCTCACTTCTGTCTAGTGGCTGTACACTAAAGGCAGAACCCTGAAAGACAGGAACGCCCATGTGAAGTCATTCACATGATGGGGCTTTAGCTCATAAGCATCCCAGAAACTGTCTTGCTGTACGTTTATAGAGGACATGGGTCAAGTTTGGGAGTGCTGATAAAACAATAATCAGAAGTATTACTTCTTGAAGGTGAAGAGTGACTTTTATAAGTACATTCCCAGTACATGCCACTGTGCAGCTCTGATTTCACATACACCAGTAAGAGCAAAATTTGTACTCTAACGGTTCTGTAAGTAGCCAGAGGTGGTCCTCACATTGGAAGCCCCTACAACTTTACTGCTTTCTATGGAGAAGCACTGCACTGCAAGAGGAATAGCAGTATAAGACGAAGTGAAATCTGACAGAGGCAAAGGAGCAGCTAGCAAACATCTCAGAACAGGCAGGACCAACATCAGGGTCCGTGtttacaaataataaatcatGTGAGCAGAGCTCATTCCAAGTGGGAAAGAGTCTGCATCACCAATTCAACCCCTGTccagctcattttttttatttatttttttcccaaacataAATAAACCAGGGCCCCATCTTGGAAACCACACAAAAGTAAGTAATGAAAGAAAGCTGGAACAATGACTGATTCAGACAGTTTAGGGGGCCTTCTGCACATTGTACATATCAAAATTTCCTCATCCCAGAGAACTTCCtgcaaaaaaacacagaatgcCTTTATTATAGAGTGGGTGGCAGTTGATACAGCTTCCCGATTGGCTAAGAAACCCTATGAACCATTATTTCATTCCTGCCTTTCCTACAGGACATTGGGAGCAGAAAGACTTCTCGGTAATCTTTTTCAGAGTTTAGTGACACATTCACATAAATAATACCCTGAAGTATAGGCACAGCAGAGCTTAACAGGAAGGAAATaggctctttcttctctcccccttcctcgtttttctttcatttcagcagcaaCATTCCCTTCTCCCTGGATATAAACACTATCTTGCAGTGGTGAAACTTGTGTTAATATAAACCTTAGAGGGCAAAACTAATGAATTATATCTTAGCAATAGCCTAGCATGGGCTCCCTAGTTCACCCTTTTTATTCTATCTGGTTTAGTTAATGGTATTGCTCATGTGCTCAGCACACATAGACTGGACTGATTTGCAGAATCAGAACCATGGTTTTCATTAATCTTAAGAAAAAGGACTACTGTTATCTTAGAGAGGTCAAATACTAGTAAGTCAATTAACCTGCAGACAAAGTGAGGGTGACTAACATATTTTTGAtgctgaaggcagaaaaaaaaaagtaaatccaTTCTagaaattctttctgttttacaggTACAAAATGTTGAATCAGCAACACAAGGAAGTTTATACCACAAGAATGCCCATTTAAATGGATCACAGTTTGAACTCTGTGATCACTTCTTTTTATATTTGGACAGATGTTGTACGTTGTAATTAAAAACTGTTGTTATTAGCAAGGAAATGGTCGTGGAATAAGGAACAGATGAGTTCTTACAGAACCCATTGGGCCATATTCATCCCTAGCGTTACCCCATTGATTTAATGGGCATACAAAGATAAAATTAGTCAATCTGTTTCTCAGATAGATGTCTCCAggggaaaacagagcaaaacaagATAATTGAACCCCTTCCCCCAAACACTGGTGGCATGTATAGGAAGCAGAcggatttttaaacaaaatgtttttcaagtttgctcaagcttttcagaaagcttcCCAGCTGCTGTGAATTACCACACATTTGCAAGAATAACAGCAGTTGCAAGGACAAGGTCCCACCTGCAACTGTAGAAAAGTAAGCAATGAAAGAAAGCTGGAACAGTGACTAATTTGAACAGTTATAGGGACCTTCTGCACATTGTATACATGAAAATTTAAGGGCTAGCCTTTCAGATTCTCAAGGAACAGTCAGGAGTGGACTCTTAAAATGCTTTAGGCTGCACCAAGAGGCATATATTTAAGAACACATCCTTTGTTTACTTAAGTCAACAACTGCAGCTATTGTAGGAAAATATAACCACTGTGACTACCACACCATACAAGCAGCAAGACccaaatttgtatttatagCACAATCACGAAGGACCATCTCATCCTTTCACCGCACAAATTCTTGCCAGGTAGGCAAGTGCCTTGGACACCCTTTGAACAACGAAGTGCGTGAGCAACCTTACTCACGCAAAGCAGGCCAGCCTCAAGGAGTGATGTCTGTCAGCCAGCGCAATTCTGGCGACAAGTCCCAGTCCAGCTGTTCGGGTCCTAGCTGACAGTCAGCACTTTATCCTTTCCATTTCTACCTCATCCTCTTCCGCAGCTGCTGGGGGAACGCGGTCAGGCTTTCTTCTGAATGTCCCACCTTGCCACTTCCTACTGCTTCTATGTGAGTTAAGAGCGAACATCATTAGAGTCCTCACTCAGATACTCTTCTGTTCATTTTGGCGTCTGAAAAAGATGAGAATTTTGGGATGCAGGTGAGtttaggagagacaggaaaTACTAGAAAGAAATGAGCTGTGTTCACTCAAAATAGTGGCAGCAATTGAGGCCAGGTGGGTGAGAAATGTGCTGAACCAAATGGCTCCAGGAGTCGGCGAGCTCTGGCTCGGAGCTGGGGGGATGGACCTCAACACGTGCGACAACCCAACAGTCAGACTCAGCACTGGTGAAGAAAACAACTTCCCACAGCGGGAAGAAGCCACCAGCAACGGTGGTAGCCCTGGGGCTCGCCTCTTCCCAACGCTCCCTTCCTCCAGCGCAACCCAGGGATGCCACGGCCGCGCGACCCCTGGTAACGAGGGTCCAAACCTACAGCTGGGGCCCTGGAGGGCAGAGACACGGGGCAGAAACTGAGGAGGAGCCAACATAAACCGGGCACAGACCTTGGGCAGACCAACGTAAACCGGGACTAGACCCTGGGGGAGACGGCAGCAGCGGCCAACGCAAAATGGGCACCGACCCTGGGGAAAGCCACCCCAAAGGAGCGCGCGCCCGGGCACCCAGGGCGCCGATGCCACCCTAAGGGAGGCAGCAGCCTCGGCGGAGGGAGCGGGGGCGCCGCACGGGGCGGGTATGGAACCGGGGcaggccccggcgccggggcaggcCGGCACGGCCGTGCGGGCGCCCCCAGCGAGGCGGCGGGGACCCCCCAGGCccgcagggccgggccgggccgggccgggccgggccgccccctccgcgcgggaggcggcgccTCTCGgcgggggagagggagggagggaggccgggccgggccggcgctgccttccggggctcggcgcggccgcagccggcAGGATGcgctccgcggcgccgccgccgctgctgccgccgccggcctggctgctgctgccgctgctgctgccgctgctgctgccggccgcgcccggcgcccgcggcagccgcgaggagccgccgccgcccgccggcaaCGGGAGCCGCCTGCCCGCCgagcccgccgcggcgccgggcaaCCACAGCGGCGCCCGGCTCAGCCCGGTGCCCGCGCTGCTCCGCGACCTCTCGGCGCTCAAGGCCGCCGTCATCGGGGCCTGCGCCCTCACGGCCGCCCTCATCGCCTGCCTCCTGCTCCGCGTCTTCAGGtaggggcggccccggccgcgccggcaggtgctgcccgcgccgcgccgcgccgcctcccgccgccgcggctccttCCCCCGCCTGGAAACGGGCCTCGCCCGAGCAGCGGCCGCGTTCCGGGCCTCGCCGCGGCTCCGGGCGACCCTCGCGCCCGGGACGGGGAGGCCGCGAGGgccggctcggccgccggctCGGCCACCTCGGCGCGAACGGCGCGAACGGCGTCGAGGCGCCGTCACGGAGGGGGCCGCGCCTCGCCGCGCCGGCGAGCGGGAACGGCCGCGTGCGGAGCCAGGCTTCGCCACGCTCTCGCCTCCCAGTAACCTCTTTTGACCTGAGGTAAATCACCCTTTTAAAGACTAAGTATTACATCGAACTTCCGAGGAGTCAGGCGGGCTCTGGCGTCCTTCACACTTACAGATTTCCTTGCATTTTCCTCTAGTCTGCTTTAgaataaaccagaaaaatacAGCAGGTTGCAGGTAAGTTTTTTCAAGCATGACATAGGATACGTGTGTGCACGCACGGATGCAGGTGCCGATGGTATAGTACCTCGTGCTGCATACGGGAGACCTTTTTTTCGCCTTTTAATTAAGCTGAAGCAGATAGACTTGGCTTGAGGAGATGCAACAGCACCAAAAGCAGATGCCATTTCAGACCGCAGCAGTGCTTTGACTGGAACCGCAGCGGTGCTGTAGGACCAGACTTCTTGGTGTTTCAGATGGGTTGAGTGATGATGGATGCAACTTTCCACTCCTGCCacaaaaggggaagaaaagcccAAAAGCTTGTGGAGCCGCAGGAAGTGCTGGTGACCAGTAGGAAGCCTGATGGAGGTCTGCATCGGCTTGGTGGGCTGGCTGCATCTCATCTGTTCAGTGTGGCAGAGCCCTTCGTACCGCTGAGGCGGGCTGGTGCTGGCACGTGCTTTGAAAGCTGGCACGGCACGGCAGCTCTTGAAACTTGTGTAAAATCTCCTGCTGTGAGGATCACGAGCAAATTAAACTCAATTGCTTTAGAAAGCCAATCTCTGTTGGCTTGttgctgaagcagaagaaaagcaaatattaaagcTCTATTTGACACCGTTAGtgataattattatttatttcgAGGTAATGGATAGAGTCCCCATTGGGCACTGAAGGCTGTTCCTTTCTCACACAGTTGACATAGTTGTTGCCTGCTCGTGCCTAACTTTGCAACATAAGATTACTAACCTTCAGCAGTTAACAGAGATCCTGACTTCTAGGTATGGGCAACAGGAAAGAGCCTGGAAAGGCGAGCAGCTCGCTCTCCAGGAAGCGGAGCTCCtccaggaaggaggaggagcagcatGCCAGAGCTCCAGTGACAGAAGCAGTCA
The sequence above is a segment of the Rhea pennata isolate bPtePen1 chromosome 10, bPtePen1.pri, whole genome shotgun sequence genome. Coding sequences within it:
- the FAM174B gene encoding membrane protein FAM174B is translated as PLLLPLLLPAAPGARGSREEPPPPAGNGSRLPAEPAAAPGNHSGARLSPVPALLRDLSALKAAVIGACALTAALIACLLLRVFRSGKRIKKTRKYDIITTPAERVEMAPLNEDDDEDEDSTVFDVKYR